The following are from one region of the Flavimobilis soli genome:
- a CDS encoding helix-turn-helix transcriptional regulator: MAIRTADAPRVGTAEAARLRDIATMRRVRDRIDREFASPLDVEALARGVHMSAGHLSREFRRVYGEPPYSYLMTRRIERAMTLLRRGDMTVTEVCFAVGFSSLGTFSTRFAELVGVPPSVYRRDSSRAAEGIPPCLARQVTRPVRNREARPGPRA; this comes from the coding sequence ATGGCCATCAGGACGGCAGACGCCCCGCGTGTCGGCACCGCGGAGGCGGCGCGGCTGCGCGACATCGCCACGATGCGCCGCGTCCGCGACCGGATCGATCGCGAGTTCGCCTCCCCGCTCGACGTCGAGGCGCTCGCTCGGGGCGTGCACATGTCCGCCGGGCACCTGAGCCGCGAGTTCCGCCGCGTGTACGGGGAGCCTCCGTACTCCTACCTCATGACCCGCCGCATCGAGCGCGCGATGACCCTGCTCCGGCGCGGCGACATGACCGTCACCGAGGTGTGCTTCGCCGTCGGCTTCTCCTCGCTCGGGACGTTCAGCACGCGGTTCGCCGAGCTCGTCGGCGTGCCGCCGAGCGTCTACCGCCGCGACTCGTCGCGTGCCGCAGAGGGCATCCCGCCGTGCCTCGCCCGGCAGGTCACGCGACCGGTCAGGAATCGAGAAGCGCGGCCAGGTCCGCGCGCCTAG
- the trmB gene encoding tRNA (guanosine(46)-N7)-methyltransferase TrmB — translation MSATPADPQTTSVPDAQEPGHGTFRKEPVSFIRRSGRLSTGQAKALERSGGRLIIDVPRAIARTSVDPGFELDLAATFGRTAPLVVEVGTGMGECVAAAAAAHRDVDHLALEVYLPGIAQTILRAEREDVTNLRLMQANAPEVFATTLPSGSADEVWVFFPDPWPKARHHKRRLVTPSFAELVARVLRPGGVWRLATDWRPYAEEMIEVIGASPDFEPLEPGSDGTVERFAGRVLTSFEAKGLRAGREVTDLAFRRRDDRS, via the coding sequence ATGAGCGCGACCCCCGCAGACCCCCAGACCACGTCCGTCCCTGACGCCCAGGAACCCGGCCACGGCACGTTCCGCAAGGAGCCCGTCTCCTTCATCCGGCGCAGCGGCCGGCTCTCGACCGGTCAGGCCAAGGCTCTCGAGCGTTCCGGCGGGCGGCTGATCATCGACGTCCCCCGTGCGATCGCGCGCACGTCCGTCGACCCGGGCTTCGAGCTCGACCTCGCCGCGACGTTCGGACGGACGGCACCGCTCGTCGTCGAGGTCGGCACAGGCATGGGGGAGTGCGTCGCCGCGGCCGCGGCCGCGCACCGCGACGTCGACCACCTCGCGCTCGAGGTCTACCTGCCGGGCATCGCCCAGACGATCCTGCGCGCTGAGCGCGAGGACGTCACCAACCTGCGGCTGATGCAGGCGAACGCACCCGAGGTTTTCGCGACGACGCTGCCCTCGGGCAGCGCCGACGAGGTGTGGGTGTTCTTCCCCGACCCGTGGCCCAAGGCGCGCCACCACAAGCGCCGGCTCGTGACGCCGTCGTTCGCGGAGCTCGTCGCCCGCGTGCTGCGCCCGGGCGGCGTGTGGCGCCTCGCGACAGACTGGCGGCCGTACGCGGAGGAGATGATCGAGGTCATCGGCGCGAGCCCTGACTTCGAGCCGCTCGAGCCCGGCTCCGACGGCACCGTCGAGCGGTTCGCCGGCCGCGTGCTGACATCGTTCGAGGCGAAGGGCCTGCGCGCCGGCCGCGAGGTCACCGACCTCGCGTTCCGGCGCCGTGACGACCGCTCCTGA
- a CDS encoding phosphatase PAP2 family protein: MPEAPSTQVARPSASPRGQALLTLLPGALLVALGIGLFAGVLDAVDEQDDVWLVDQPVLEWLADNRVPWLTSIATGVTNTFGPTILPVLVAVGCGAWWAVSKRWRDPALLVAAMLLAVSVSTAIKALVGRPRPPEVSMSVPGVETSASFPSGHTIGAATLVLVLAYLVARSRRTWRATVVWAVVSVVVIVVVAATRLYLGYHFVTDVLAGACLAIAVLGVVVCVDRWPAQDRPPAAQR; the protein is encoded by the coding sequence ATGCCCGAGGCTCCGAGCACCCAGGTCGCCCGTCCCTCCGCGTCGCCGAGGGGCCAGGCTCTGCTCACCCTCCTCCCCGGCGCCCTGCTCGTCGCGCTCGGCATCGGGCTCTTCGCCGGTGTCCTCGACGCCGTGGACGAGCAGGACGACGTGTGGCTCGTCGACCAGCCCGTCCTCGAGTGGCTCGCCGACAACCGCGTCCCCTGGCTCACGTCGATCGCGACGGGCGTGACCAACACGTTCGGTCCGACGATCCTGCCGGTGCTCGTCGCCGTCGGCTGCGGTGCGTGGTGGGCGGTCTCGAAGCGCTGGCGGGACCCTGCTCTGCTCGTCGCCGCGATGCTCCTCGCCGTCTCGGTCAGCACTGCGATCAAGGCGCTCGTCGGCCGCCCGCGGCCGCCCGAGGTGTCGATGAGCGTGCCCGGCGTCGAGACGTCGGCGTCGTTCCCGTCGGGCCACACGATCGGGGCCGCGACCCTCGTCCTCGTGCTCGCCTACCTCGTCGCCCGGTCACGACGGACCTGGCGGGCGACGGTCGTGTGGGCGGTCGTGAGCGTCGTCGTGATCGTGGTCGTGGCCGCGACGCGGCTCTACCTCGGCTACCACTTCGTCACCGACGTCCTCGCGGGCGCGTGCCTCGCGATAGCGGTGCTCGGCGTCGTCGTGTGCGTCGACAGGTGGCCGGCGCAGGACCGGCCTCCTGCTGCGCAACGGTAG
- a CDS encoding NAD-dependent succinate-semialdehyde dehydrogenase, producing the protein MGQEQEQERALLERVPSGLFIGGKWREAADGGTFAVHDPATGAVLTQVASATADDGRAALDAACDAFPAWSTTPARERAETLRRAFDLVQERADDLALLMTLEMGKPLAESRAEVTYGSEFLRWFSEEAARVQGRYGPTPEGTGRMIVTRHPVGPCYLVTPWNFPLAMATRKIAPALAAGCTVVVKPASATPLTTLLLATILEEAGVPAGVVNVITTRQTGPVSEAVLTDPRLRKLSFTGSTAVGQSLLRQAADGVLRTSMELGGNAPFIVFDDADLDAAVEGALAAKFRNTGQACTAANRFLVHSSVADDFARRVTERVEAFCTGRGTEEGVVIGPLIDDDAVERVHALVEDAVARGAVLRTGGAPLDGPGSFYPATILTDVAPGSDVLREEIFGPVLAISTFDDEDEAVRRANDTPHGLVAYVYTRSLTRGQRMIERLESGMVGVNAGVVSNAAAPFGGWKYSGLGREGGAEGIDEYLQTKYTLTGDPFA; encoded by the coding sequence ATGGGTCAGGAGCAGGAACAGGAACGCGCGCTGCTGGAGCGCGTCCCGAGCGGGCTGTTCATCGGCGGGAAGTGGCGCGAGGCGGCCGACGGCGGGACGTTCGCCGTGCACGACCCCGCGACGGGAGCAGTCCTCACCCAGGTCGCGAGCGCGACCGCCGACGACGGGCGCGCGGCGCTCGACGCCGCGTGCGACGCCTTCCCCGCATGGTCGACGACGCCCGCGCGCGAGCGCGCGGAGACGTTGCGCCGCGCGTTCGACCTCGTCCAGGAGCGCGCGGACGACCTCGCGCTGCTCATGACCCTCGAGATGGGCAAGCCGCTCGCTGAGTCGCGCGCCGAGGTCACGTACGGCTCCGAGTTCCTGCGTTGGTTCAGCGAGGAGGCCGCGCGCGTCCAGGGACGCTACGGCCCGACGCCGGAGGGCACGGGCCGCATGATCGTCACCCGGCACCCGGTCGGGCCGTGTTACCTCGTGACGCCCTGGAACTTCCCGCTCGCGATGGCGACGCGCAAGATCGCTCCCGCGCTCGCGGCGGGCTGCACGGTCGTCGTGAAGCCGGCGAGCGCGACGCCGCTGACGACGCTCCTGCTCGCGACGATCCTCGAGGAGGCGGGTGTGCCCGCGGGCGTCGTCAACGTGATCACGACGAGGCAGACGGGCCCCGTCTCCGAGGCGGTCCTCACCGACCCGCGCCTGCGCAAGCTGTCCTTCACGGGTTCGACCGCCGTCGGGCAGTCGCTGCTGCGGCAGGCCGCCGACGGCGTCCTGCGGACCTCGATGGAGCTCGGCGGCAACGCCCCGTTCATCGTCTTCGACGACGCCGACCTGGACGCCGCGGTCGAGGGGGCGCTCGCGGCGAAGTTCCGCAACACCGGCCAGGCCTGCACTGCCGCCAACCGGTTCCTCGTGCACAGCTCCGTCGCGGACGACTTCGCGCGCCGCGTGACCGAGCGGGTCGAGGCGTTCTGCACGGGCCGCGGCACGGAGGAGGGCGTGGTGATCGGCCCGCTCATCGACGACGACGCGGTCGAGCGCGTGCACGCCCTCGTCGAGGACGCCGTCGCGCGCGGAGCGGTGCTCCGCACGGGCGGAGCGCCGCTCGACGGACCGGGCAGCTTCTACCCGGCGACGATCCTGACCGACGTCGCGCCGGGCTCCGACGTGCTGCGCGAGGAGATCTTCGGTCCGGTCCTCGCGATCTCGACGTTCGACGACGAGGACGAGGCAGTCCGTCGTGCGAACGACACCCCGCACGGGCTCGTCGCCTACGTGTACACGCGGTCGCTCACGCGCGGGCAGCGGATGATCGAGCGGCTCGAGTCCGGCATGGTCGGGGTCAACGCGGGTGTCGTCTCGAACGCGGCGGCGCCGTTCGGGGGATGGAAGTACTCGGGCCTGGGCCGCGAGGGCGGCGCCGAGGGCATCGACGAGTACCTGCAGACGAAGTACACGCTCACGGGCGACCCGTTCGCGTGA
- a CDS encoding ATP-grasp domain-containing protein → MSNARIALATCNFHPDLAEDDQLLLRALRERGADAVAAVWDDPEIDWSSFDLVVVRSTWDYSSRRDEFVAWARSVPRILNPAGLVEWNTDKAYLRDLEEAGLPVIPTIWLDPARKLSSRAVHTRMPASGDFVIKPTVSRGSRDTGRYEAGEAHSRGLAISHAVSLMKEGRHVMIQRYLMEVDTQGETALVYIDGEFSHSVRKGAMLQGPYRGMAGLYKQEEMSTRPTTPEERAVGDRAIAYATEVLAKEAPGTELLYARVDVVPGPEGEPLIIELELTEPSLFLAFEKDAAGRLADAVLARLA, encoded by the coding sequence GTGAGCAACGCACGCATCGCACTGGCGACCTGCAACTTCCACCCGGACCTGGCCGAGGACGACCAGCTCCTGCTCCGCGCGCTGCGCGAGCGAGGCGCTGACGCCGTCGCCGCCGTCTGGGACGACCCGGAGATCGACTGGTCGTCGTTCGACCTCGTCGTCGTGCGGTCCACGTGGGACTACTCGTCGCGGCGCGACGAGTTCGTCGCGTGGGCGCGCAGCGTGCCGCGCATCCTCAACCCGGCCGGGCTCGTCGAGTGGAACACCGACAAGGCCTACCTGCGCGACCTCGAGGAGGCGGGCCTCCCGGTCATCCCCACGATCTGGCTCGACCCGGCCCGCAAGCTGTCCTCCCGTGCCGTGCACACGCGCATGCCGGCCTCGGGCGACTTCGTCATCAAGCCGACGGTCTCGCGCGGTTCGCGTGACACGGGCCGCTACGAGGCAGGCGAGGCGCACTCGCGCGGCCTCGCGATCTCGCACGCCGTGTCCCTCATGAAGGAGGGGCGTCACGTGATGATCCAGCGCTACCTCATGGAGGTCGACACGCAGGGTGAGACCGCGCTCGTCTACATCGACGGCGAGTTCTCGCACTCGGTACGCAAGGGCGCGATGCTCCAGGGGCCGTACCGCGGCATGGCTGGGCTGTACAAGCAGGAGGAGATGAGCACGCGTCCGACGACGCCGGAGGAGCGCGCCGTCGGTGACCGTGCGATCGCGTACGCGACGGAGGTCCTCGCGAAGGAGGCCCCCGGCACCGAGCTGCTGTACGCGCGTGTCGACGTCGTGCCTGGCCCGGAGGGCGAGCCGCTCATCATCGAGCTCGAGCTCACCGAGCCGTCGTTGTTCCTCGCGTTCGAGAAGGACGCGGCGGGCCGCCTGGCGGACGCCGTGCTCGCGCGCCTCGCCTGA
- a CDS encoding TrpB-like pyridoxal phosphate-dependent enzyme yields the protein MTHTQAMPPAVAIEPLGTAVPSTVPTHWYNLAADLPEPVPPHLNPGTGEPLTPADLAPLFPMALIEQEVTTERYVEIPQAVREIYAGWRPSPLVRASRLERALGTKARIYYKYEGVSPVGSHKPNTAVPQAYYNALEGTTRLTTETGAGQWGASLSFAAALLGLTCEVWQVRASYDAKPYRRMQMETYGSVCHSSPSELTDAGRAMREAYPDTTGSLGMAISEAVEAAVKDPGAHYALGSVLNHVMLHQSVIGQEALVQLAEAGEKGADVVFGCAGGGSNLAGLTFPFLGQNLREGTTTRLVACEPAACPSLTQGEYRYDAGDVAGLTPLMKMYTLGKDFVPPSIHAGGLRYHGMSPMVSHAVHLGLMDAIAVEQDDAFAAGLLFARAEGIIPAPESTHAVAGAVAHARTAADGEVIVIGLSGNGVLDLPAYSAYL from the coding sequence ATGACCCACACCCAGGCGATGCCGCCGGCCGTGGCGATCGAGCCGCTCGGGACGGCGGTGCCGTCCACGGTTCCGACGCACTGGTACAACCTCGCGGCGGACCTTCCCGAGCCGGTCCCGCCGCACCTCAACCCCGGCACGGGCGAGCCGCTCACGCCCGCCGACCTCGCACCGCTCTTCCCGATGGCGCTCATCGAGCAGGAGGTCACGACCGAGCGGTATGTCGAGATCCCGCAGGCGGTCCGTGAGATCTACGCCGGGTGGCGGCCGTCGCCTCTCGTGCGGGCGTCTCGCCTCGAGCGCGCGCTCGGCACGAAGGCACGGATCTACTACAAGTACGAGGGCGTCAGCCCGGTCGGGTCGCACAAGCCGAACACGGCCGTGCCGCAGGCGTACTACAACGCACTCGAGGGCACGACGCGCCTGACGACCGAGACGGGCGCAGGCCAGTGGGGCGCCTCCCTCTCCTTCGCCGCCGCGCTGCTCGGCCTGACGTGCGAGGTGTGGCAGGTCCGCGCGTCGTACGACGCAAAGCCGTACCGGCGCATGCAGATGGAGACGTACGGCAGCGTGTGCCACTCCTCCCCGTCCGAGCTGACCGACGCAGGCCGGGCGATGCGTGAGGCGTACCCGGACACGACCGGCTCGCTCGGCATGGCGATCTCCGAGGCCGTCGAGGCCGCAGTCAAGGACCCGGGGGCGCACTACGCGCTCGGCAGCGTCCTCAACCACGTCATGCTGCACCAGTCGGTCATCGGCCAGGAGGCCCTCGTCCAGCTCGCGGAGGCGGGGGAGAAGGGTGCGGACGTCGTCTTCGGGTGCGCGGGTGGCGGCTCCAACCTCGCAGGCCTGACGTTCCCGTTCCTCGGGCAGAACCTCCGCGAGGGCACGACGACGCGGCTCGTCGCGTGCGAGCCGGCGGCCTGCCCGTCGCTCACGCAGGGGGAGTACCGCTACGACGCGGGCGACGTCGCGGGCCTGACGCCGCTCATGAAGATGTACACGCTCGGCAAGGACTTCGTCCCGCCGTCGATCCACGCGGGCGGCCTGCGGTACCACGGGATGAGCCCGATGGTGTCGCACGCGGTGCACCTCGGCCTCATGGACGCGATCGCCGTCGAGCAGGACGACGCGTTCGCGGCGGGTCTGCTGTTCGCGCGCGCGGAGGGCATCATCCCGGCGCCCGAGTCGACGCACGCGGTCGCGGGTGCCGTCGCGCACGCTCGGACGGCCGCGGACGGTGAGGTCATCGTCATCGGCCTGTCCGGCAACGGCGTGCTGGACCTTCCCGCGTACTCCGCGTACCTCTGA
- a CDS encoding VOC family protein, with translation MDISIHYAFLPHTDPDASLAFYRDLLGFEVRNDVGYGDMRWITVAPPGSTTSLVLTPPNVDPGLSDDEKRTVLELMAKGAYGALTLASDDLDGLFARLQAAGVDVVQEPADQDYGVRDCALRDPSGNLLRINQRA, from the coding sequence ATGGACATCTCGATTCACTACGCGTTCCTCCCCCACACCGACCCCGACGCCTCGCTCGCGTTCTACCGCGACCTCCTCGGCTTCGAGGTCCGCAACGACGTCGGCTACGGCGACATGCGCTGGATCACGGTCGCGCCTCCTGGCTCGACGACGTCGCTCGTCCTCACGCCGCCCAACGTCGACCCGGGCCTCTCGGACGACGAGAAGCGCACGGTCCTCGAGCTCATGGCGAAGGGCGCGTACGGCGCCCTGACTCTCGCGTCCGACGACCTCGACGGACTGTTCGCGCGCCTGCAGGCCGCCGGGGTCGACGTCGTGCAGGAGCCTGCCGACCAGGACTACGGCGTGCGCGACTGCGCCTTGCGCGACCCGTCCGGCAACCTGCTGCGCATCAACCAGCGCGCCTGA
- the pntB gene encoding Re/Si-specific NAD(P)(+) transhydrogenase subunit beta, producing MDTLTQLVYGVYLVAGILFVLSLAGLAKQETARGGNLAGKVGMGLALAATVVLALIESERNVGVTAGLIALALGIGAIVGTWQARRVEMTQMPEMIALLHSFVGLAAVLVGFNSYLTDTHGGAVHLVEVFLGVFIGAITLTGSLVAFGKLSARLKSSPLTLPGRNLLNLVAVLVSFGLMGWFLAAPSIWPLAIMTVIALAVGWHLVVAIGGGDMPVVVSMLNSYSGWAAAAAGFMLSNDLLIITGALVGSSGAILSYIMCKAMNRSFVSVILGGFGATEGGPAAAAVEGEYRETTAADVAQLLKEASSVVITPGYGMAVAKAQYPVAELTTRLRAAGVDVRFGVHPVAGRLPGHMNVLLAEAKVPYDIVEELEEVNEKLPSTDVVLVIGANDTVNPAAEDDPGSPIAGMPVLQVWNAKEVVVFKRSMAVGYAGVQNPLFFKENTSMLFGDAKERVEDIVKAL from the coding sequence ATGGACACCCTCACCCAGCTCGTCTACGGCGTCTACCTCGTCGCCGGCATCCTGTTCGTCCTCTCGCTCGCGGGGCTCGCGAAGCAGGAGACCGCACGGGGCGGCAACCTCGCTGGCAAGGTCGGCATGGGCCTCGCGCTCGCCGCGACCGTCGTCCTCGCACTCATCGAGTCCGAGCGCAACGTCGGCGTGACGGCTGGACTCATCGCGCTCGCGCTCGGCATCGGCGCGATCGTCGGCACGTGGCAGGCCCGCCGTGTCGAGATGACGCAGATGCCGGAGATGATCGCGCTCCTGCACAGCTTCGTCGGCCTCGCCGCGGTGCTCGTCGGCTTCAACTCCTACCTCACCGACACCCACGGTGGTGCCGTGCACCTCGTCGAGGTGTTCCTCGGGGTCTTCATCGGTGCGATCACCCTCACGGGCTCGCTCGTCGCGTTCGGCAAGCTCTCGGCACGCCTCAAGTCCTCGCCGCTCACGCTGCCGGGCCGCAACCTGCTCAACCTCGTCGCGGTGCTCGTGTCCTTCGGCCTCATGGGCTGGTTCCTCGCAGCGCCGTCGATCTGGCCGCTCGCGATCATGACCGTCATCGCGCTCGCGGTCGGCTGGCACCTCGTCGTCGCGATCGGCGGCGGCGACATGCCCGTCGTCGTGTCGATGCTCAACTCGTATTCCGGTTGGGCCGCGGCCGCCGCAGGCTTCATGCTCTCGAACGACCTGCTCATCATCACCGGCGCGCTCGTCGGGTCCTCCGGTGCGATCCTCTCGTACATCATGTGCAAGGCCATGAACCGGTCCTTCGTCTCCGTCATCCTCGGCGGCTTCGGCGCGACCGAGGGCGGCCCCGCGGCCGCGGCTGTCGAGGGCGAGTACCGCGAGACGACCGCCGCCGACGTCGCGCAGCTCCTCAAGGAGGCCTCGTCCGTCGTCATCACGCCCGGCTACGGCATGGCCGTCGCGAAGGCGCAGTACCCGGTCGCCGAGCTGACGACCCGGCTGCGCGCCGCGGGAGTCGACGTGCGCTTCGGCGTCCACCCCGTCGCAGGCCGTCTGCCGGGCCACATGAACGTCCTCCTCGCCGAGGCCAAGGTGCCGTACGACATCGTCGAGGAGCTCGAGGAGGTCAACGAGAAGCTGCCGTCGACCGACGTCGTGCTCGTCATCGGCGCGAACGACACGGTCAACCCGGCTGCCGAGGACGACCCTGGCTCGCCGATCGCCGGCATGCCCGTCCTCCAGGTGTGGAACGCCAAGGAGGTCGTCGTGTTCAAGCGCTCGATGGCCGTCGGCTACGCAGGCGTGCAGAACCCGCTGTTCTTCAAGGAGAACACCTCCATGCTCTTCGGCGACGCCAAGGAGCGCGTCGAGGACATCGTCAAGGCGCTCTGA
- a CDS encoding Re/Si-specific NAD(P)(+) transhydrogenase subunit alpha, whose protein sequence is MHIGVPRESDPGQRLVAATPQTVEKLVALGYDVVVETGAGADASIPDDGYVAAGATIGDTDAVWGCDVVVKVDAPTVSEVARMHADATIVARMSPDDDPALVEAMRAAGVIALNLNSVPRISRAQALDVLSTMSNVSGYRGIIEAAEAYAGMFGGQVTAAGSTPPARVFVIGAGVAGLAALGAAGSLGATVRAYDVRSDVAEQIESMGATYVRVDAAAQESADGYASELSDEQEAATQRVYAAESAAADVVVTTALIRGKAPITITAEMVAAMRPGSVIVDLAASGGGNCELTVPGEKIVTENGVTIIGYTDLPGRMPKHTSQLYGTNIVNLMKLLTPGKDGQVVLDLDDVVQRGITVTRAGELLWPPPPVQVSVAPPAPASAPAPAEPAPAVEQKARKGTGVLVAGALTALLVVAAVAFSTASFASHLTVFALAVVVGFYVVTGVTHSLHTPLMAQTNAISGIILVGSLLQIGSTDTVVTVLAVVAATFASINIFGGFSVASRMLAMFRKEA, encoded by the coding sequence GTGCACATCGGAGTACCGAGAGAGTCTGACCCGGGGCAGCGGCTCGTCGCAGCCACCCCGCAGACGGTCGAGAAGCTGGTCGCGCTGGGCTACGACGTCGTCGTCGAGACGGGTGCAGGCGCGGACGCCTCGATCCCCGACGACGGTTACGTCGCGGCGGGCGCGACGATCGGCGACACGGACGCGGTGTGGGGCTGCGACGTCGTCGTCAAGGTCGACGCCCCGACCGTCTCCGAGGTCGCCCGCATGCACGCGGACGCGACGATCGTCGCCCGCATGTCCCCGGACGACGACCCCGCGCTCGTCGAGGCGATGCGCGCCGCAGGCGTCATCGCCCTCAACCTCAACTCCGTCCCGCGCATCTCCCGCGCGCAGGCGCTCGACGTCCTGTCGACCATGTCCAACGTCTCCGGCTACCGCGGCATCATCGAGGCGGCCGAGGCGTACGCCGGGATGTTCGGCGGCCAGGTCACCGCAGCAGGCTCGACGCCGCCCGCCCGCGTGTTCGTCATCGGCGCGGGCGTCGCGGGTCTCGCCGCGCTCGGCGCGGCCGGCAGCCTCGGCGCGACGGTGCGCGCGTACGACGTCCGCTCCGACGTCGCCGAGCAGATCGAGTCGATGGGCGCGACGTACGTGCGCGTCGACGCCGCCGCGCAGGAGAGCGCCGACGGGTACGCGAGCGAGCTGAGCGACGAGCAGGAGGCCGCAACCCAGCGTGTCTACGCCGCAGAGAGCGCGGCGGCCGACGTCGTCGTGACGACCGCACTCATCCGCGGCAAGGCGCCGATCACGATCACCGCCGAGATGGTCGCTGCCATGCGCCCCGGCTCCGTGATCGTCGACCTCGCCGCCTCGGGCGGCGGCAACTGCGAGCTGACCGTCCCGGGCGAGAAGATCGTCACGGAGAACGGCGTGACGATCATCGGCTACACGGACCTGCCCGGACGCATGCCGAAGCACACGTCGCAGCTCTACGGCACGAACATCGTCAACCTCATGAAGCTGCTCACGCCGGGCAAGGACGGCCAGGTCGTCCTCGACCTCGACGATGTCGTCCAGCGCGGTATCACCGTGACGCGCGCGGGCGAGCTGCTCTGGCCGCCCCCGCCCGTCCAGGTCTCCGTCGCGCCCCCGGCGCCGGCCTCTGCGCCCGCACCTGCCGAGCCCGCCCCCGCGGTCGAGCAGAAGGCTCGGAAGGGCACCGGCGTCCTCGTCGCTGGCGCGCTCACCGCGCTCCTCGTCGTCGCGGCCGTCGCGTTCTCGACCGCCTCGTTCGCGTCGCACCTCACGGTCTTCGCGCTCGCCGTCGTCGTCGGCTTCTACGTTGTCACCGGCGTGACGCACTCGCTGCACACGCCGCTCATGGCCCAGACCAACGCGATCAGCGGCATCATCCTCGTCGGCTCGCTCCTGCAGATCGGGTCGACCGACACCGTCGTGACCGTCCTCGCCGTCGTCGCGGCGACGTTCGCGTCGATCAACATCTTCGGCGGGTTCTCCGTCGCGAGCCGCATGCTCGCCATGTTCCGGAAGGAGGCCTGA
- the orn gene encoding oligoribonuclease, with product MASNLNNDRIVWIDCEMTGLDLQADALIEVAAVVTDSELNVLGEGVDVVIRPEPAALEQMNDFVRDMHTTSGLLDELDAGMTLEDAQQAVLDYVRAWVPDPGRAPLAGNSVGTDKAFLDRDMPELAGHLHYRIIDVSSIKELARRWYPRAYFQSPEKHGGHRALADILESIDELRYYREAIFVPQPGPDSVTAKAVSARISETSVTIRESGTTDPGNPVHSSTAR from the coding sequence GTGGCCAGCAACCTGAACAACGACCGGATCGTGTGGATCGACTGCGAGATGACCGGCCTGGACCTCCAGGCCGACGCGCTCATCGAGGTCGCCGCGGTCGTCACCGACTCCGAGCTCAACGTCCTCGGCGAGGGCGTCGACGTCGTCATCCGTCCCGAGCCCGCCGCGCTCGAGCAGATGAACGACTTCGTCCGTGACATGCACACGACGTCCGGCCTGCTCGACGAGCTCGACGCCGGCATGACGCTCGAGGACGCTCAGCAGGCCGTCCTCGACTACGTCCGTGCGTGGGTCCCGGACCCGGGCCGCGCCCCGCTCGCCGGAAACTCGGTCGGGACCGACAAGGCGTTCCTCGACCGTGACATGCCCGAGCTCGCCGGTCACCTGCACTACCGGATCATCGACGTCTCCTCGATCAAGGAGCTAGCGCGGCGCTGGTACCCGCGGGCCTACTTCCAGTCGCCCGAGAAGCACGGGGGCCACCGCGCGCTCGCCGACATCCTCGAGAGCATCGACGAGCTGCGCTACTACCGGGAGGCGATCTTCGTGCCGCAGCCTGGCCCGGACTCGGTCACCGCGAAGGCTGTCTCCGCCAGGATCAGCGAGACGAGCGTCACGATCCGCGAGAGCGGCACGACCGACCCCGGAAACCCTGTACACTCGTCTACGGCCCGGTGA
- a CDS encoding peroxiredoxin — protein MPRLAPGDIAPELTLPAADGSTFNLSDLRGRDVVVYFYPAAATPACTQQACDFRDSLASLQAAGYEVVGVSPDPVEKLAAFVADETLTFPLLSDPERTTLEAWGAWGEKNLYGKIVTGVIRSTVVVAADGRVRLAQYNVKATGHVAKLRRDLKIA, from the coding sequence ATGCCCCGTCTCGCCCCAGGCGACATCGCCCCCGAGCTCACGCTCCCGGCCGCGGACGGGTCGACGTTCAACCTCTCCGACCTCCGTGGGCGTGACGTCGTCGTGTACTTCTACCCGGCGGCCGCGACCCCGGCGTGCACGCAGCAGGCGTGCGACTTCCGCGACTCCCTCGCGAGCCTGCAGGCCGCCGGCTACGAGGTCGTCGGGGTCTCCCCCGACCCGGTCGAGAAGCTCGCGGCCTTCGTCGCCGACGAGACCCTGACGTTCCCGCTCCTCTCCGACCCCGAGCGCACGACGCTCGAGGCGTGGGGCGCGTGGGGCGAGAAGAACCTCTACGGGAAGATCGTCACCGGCGTCATCCGCTCGACCGTCGTCGTCGCGGCCGACGGGCGCGTGCGCCTCGCCCAGTACAACGTCAAGGCCACCGGCCACGTGGCCAAGCTCCGTCGCGACCTCAAGATCGCCTGA
- the trxA gene encoding thioredoxin, which produces MPTTALTEATFEETIKSNDIVLLDFWASWCGPCRQFGPVFEASSDANPEIVHGKIDTEAEQGLAAAAGITSIPTLMAFREGILVFNQPGALQASQLAQVVDAVKALDMDDVRKQIAEQDAPAS; this is translated from the coding sequence ATGCCCACCACGGCCCTGACCGAGGCGACGTTCGAAGAGACCATCAAGTCGAACGACATCGTGCTGCTCGACTTCTGGGCGTCCTGGTGCGGACCGTGCCGCCAGTTCGGCCCGGTGTTCGAGGCGTCGTCGGACGCCAACCCGGAGATCGTGCACGGCAAGATCGACACCGAGGCCGAGCAGGGCCTCGCGGCTGCAGCTGGCATCACGTCGATCCCGACCCTCATGGCGTTCCGCGAGGGCATCCTGGTCTTCAACCAGCCCGGCGCGCTCCAGGCCTCGCAGCTCGCGCAGGTCGTCGACGCCGTGAAGGCGCTCGACATGGACGACGTCCGCAAGCAGATCGCGGAGCAGGACGCTCCCGCCTCCTGA